From [Clostridium] symbiosum, a single genomic window includes:
- a CDS encoding TIGR03915 family putative DNA repair protein, which translates to MVIFLCRDDFDSILCGVYDAWMSRLGHDNVKLQLYGAYNMELFAEYRDVEVSGEKIVKVINSIVSKISREAYSWVYNASLSFEEEKADRIYRFLIYGFHIGRQITDNLQIPAVHEIFRMNRNLLNEAHNMKQFLRFSELRNRVMFSKIGPKNDVLPMLALHFSDRLRPERFIIYDEHRERAVIYAPDTGWYILAGDSAKRLGELSEKTDQKEYETLWKIFFDSIAIKERENYVCQRGHLALRYRPYMTEFQ; encoded by the coding sequence ATGGTTATATTTTTGTGCAGGGATGATTTTGATTCCATCCTATGCGGTGTTTACGACGCCTGGATGAGCCGTCTGGGACATGACAACGTCAAGCTGCAGCTTTATGGCGCCTATAATATGGAACTGTTTGCGGAATACCGCGATGTGGAAGTGAGTGGGGAAAAGATCGTCAAGGTGATAAATTCCATTGTAAGTAAGATATCCAGGGAAGCTTACAGCTGGGTTTATAACGCATCTTTAAGCTTTGAGGAGGAGAAGGCGGATCGAATTTACCGTTTTCTGATTTACGGTTTTCATATCGGCAGGCAGATTACCGATAACCTCCAGATACCGGCTGTCCATGAGATTTTCAGAATGAACCGCAATTTACTGAACGAAGCGCACAATATGAAGCAGTTCCTGCGGTTTTCAGAGCTTAGGAACCGGGTTATGTTTTCAAAGATCGGGCCTAAGAACGATGTCCTTCCGATGCTGGCCCTGCATTTTTCCGATCGGCTGAGGCCGGAACGGTTTATAATCTATGACGAGCACAGGGAGAGGGCGGTAATCTATGCACCGGATACCGGCTGGTATATTCTGGCAGGAGATTCTGCAAAAAGACTGGGGGAGCTCTCGGAAAAAACCGATCAGAAAGAGTATGAAACACTTTGGAAAATCTTTTTTGACAGCATTGCAATCAAAGAAAGAGAGAATTATGTCTGTCAGAGAGGTCATCTGGCTCTGAGATACCGTCCGTACATGACAGAATTTCAATAA
- a CDS encoding putative DNA modification/repair radical SAM protein: MLIQENLSIEEKLKILTDAAKYDVACTSSGVERKGKDGCIGSASEAGLCHSFAADGRCISLLKILFTNQCIYDCRYCVNRRTNDTIRTAFTPEEVCRLTMEFYRRNYIEGLFLSSGILDTPDHTMEQIYRTLYLLRNEHQFNGYIHVKAIPGADPALIEMTGFLADRMSVNLELPTADGLRKLAPGKTRDKILKPMRQIQRGIVQQMAREGLLEKKGIILPPGFLTDGTRALPSEEGEKSALSQALPAAQSDRAKQTAVMTGGGVSASGTIPSPPPVSPPGNSAEPERPRVIPGKSVYGNYGVGRVSNKKPYFVPAGQSTQMIVGATPESDFQLMAVTEALYQNFGLKRVFYSAFVPVNHDSMLPSLPGGPPLLREHRLYQADWLLRYYGFHASELLSESKPNFNVFLDPKCDWALRNLGNFPVEVNRAPYASLLRVPGIGTKSAMRIVAARKQAVLRFEDLKKMGVVLKRAVYFITCSGKMMYPVKLSEDAIAGQIIGEEKRRHWELEQRGLYRQMSLFDDFHMEVKPPAEEARSVMTGEM; the protein is encoded by the coding sequence ATGCTGATACAGGAGAATCTATCGATTGAAGAAAAACTCAAAATTTTAACAGACGCCGCCAAATACGATGTGGCCTGTACTTCCAGCGGCGTTGAGAGGAAGGGAAAGGACGGCTGCATCGGAAGTGCAAGTGAGGCGGGACTCTGTCACAGCTTTGCGGCAGACGGAAGATGCATTTCTCTTTTAAAAATTCTGTTTACGAATCAGTGTATCTATGACTGCCGCTATTGTGTGAACAGAAGAACCAACGATACGATCCGTACAGCGTTCACGCCGGAGGAAGTATGCAGGCTGACGATGGAATTCTATCGGAGGAATTATATAGAGGGGCTGTTTCTCAGCTCTGGGATTCTGGATACTCCCGACCACACGATGGAGCAGATATACCGGACTCTGTATCTGCTGCGCAATGAACATCAGTTTAACGGTTATATTCATGTGAAAGCGATACCGGGAGCCGATCCGGCTTTGATAGAGATGACCGGTTTTCTGGCAGACAGGATGAGTGTGAATCTGGAGCTGCCCACGGCGGACGGCCTGAGAAAGCTGGCGCCCGGTAAGACAAGGGATAAGATCCTGAAACCGATGCGTCAGATCCAGAGGGGGATTGTACAGCAGATGGCCCGGGAGGGACTTCTGGAAAAGAAGGGAATCATACTCCCCCCGGGATTCCTTACGGACGGGACCCGGGCTTTGCCATCCGAAGAAGGAGAGAAGTCAGCGCTCTCCCAGGCCCTTCCGGCCGCTCAATCGGACAGAGCGAAGCAGACTGCCGTTATGACCGGTGGAGGAGTATCCGCGTCCGGTACCATACCGTCCCCTCCGCCGGTTTCTCCGCCCGGGAACAGCGCGGAGCCCGAACGGCCGCGGGTGATCCCGGGAAAGTCTGTCTATGGCAATTACGGCGTGGGACGCGTATCCAATAAGAAGCCGTACTTTGTGCCTGCCGGGCAGAGCACGCAGATGATTGTGGGGGCGACGCCGGAGAGCGACTTTCAGCTGATGGCTGTGACCGAGGCTCTCTATCAGAATTTTGGTCTAAAGAGAGTATTCTATTCGGCTTTCGTGCCGGTCAATCACGACAGCATGCTTCCATCCCTGCCTGGAGGCCCTCCCCTTTTAAGGGAACACAGGCTTTATCAGGCAGACTGGCTGCTTCGGTACTACGGTTTCCACGCTTCGGAGCTTTTGTCGGAATCAAAGCCCAACTTTAATGTTTTTCTGGATCCCAAGTGCGACTGGGCGCTGAGAAATCTGGGGAATTTTCCGGTGGAGGTGAACCGGGCGCCGTATGCCTCTCTGCTCCGGGTGCCCGGGATTGGAACGAAGTCGGCTATGCGCATCGTGGCCGCAAGAAAGCAGGCGGTACTGAGATTCGAGGATTTGAAAAAAATGGGGGTTGTACTTAAAAGAGCGGTATATTTTATTACCTGTTCCGGTAAAATGATGTATCCGGTAAAACTGTCGGAGGACGCCATAGCCGGCCAGATAATAGGAGAAGAGAAGAGACGCCACTGGGAACTGGAACAAAGGGGACTGTACCGGCAGATGTCGCTCTTCGACGACTTTCATATGGAGGTAAAGCCGCCTGCCGAGGAAGCCCGCTCCGTCATGACAGGGGAGATGTGA
- a CDS encoding cytidylate kinase-like family protein, whose protein sequence is MLNNEEKIREERIRELAERIYDLDAEVYAQLGSSLGRVFNRDRERCVDELVNTMLTRPQGHLMRSELALIANMARTIKDKAERKLVMTEYNLILQEVMSLPTSFVSGDIIDPEMAKLNTFNLQNRFSNEDHLIICISWTYGCGGIDVGFKLADKLKINYYDAEIFEAVLKRLEAERDSVRDSIGYSDDPDAKQNLASAFEEAKRLTIRQHMREFSRYHGLSKRDAVFFNQSDLLCDMAKKEDFIIMGRCGDAIMTNNGIPHISIYITAPFEQRVHHTMEIHNGMSEKKARRFLKRIDRQHAHYYNFYTSRRWGNANNYDLCINSASYGIDGTVDFILRMIDRGTKDRKAVKSAEAAEAVSGNSQN, encoded by the coding sequence ATGTTAAACAACGAAGAAAAAATCCGTGAAGAACGAATCCGTGAACTGGCAGAACGGATTTATGATCTGGATGCAGAAGTTTATGCACAGCTAGGTTCCTCCCTGGGCCGCGTATTTAACAGAGACCGGGAACGGTGTGTAGATGAGCTGGTGAATACGATGCTGACCCGTCCTCAGGGGCACCTGATGCGGAGCGAACTGGCACTGATTGCCAATATGGCCCGCACCATCAAGGATAAGGCGGAGCGGAAGCTCGTAATGACCGAGTACAACCTGATTCTTCAGGAGGTGATGAGCCTGCCCACCAGTTTTGTCAGCGGGGATATTATTGATCCGGAGATGGCGAAACTGAACACCTTTAATCTTCAGAACCGTTTCTCAAACGAGGATCACCTGATTATCTGCATCAGCTGGACTTATGGATGCGGTGGAATTGATGTCGGTTTTAAACTGGCCGACAAATTAAAGATTAATTACTATGATGCTGAGATATTTGAGGCCGTGCTTAAGAGGCTGGAGGCGGAGAGGGATTCGGTACGTGATTCCATCGGCTATTCCGACGATCCGGATGCCAAACAAAACCTGGCCAGCGCGTTTGAAGAGGCAAAACGGCTGACGATCCGCCAGCATATGAGGGAATTCAGCCGGTACCATGGCCTTTCCAAACGGGATGCCGTATTTTTTAACCAGAGTGATCTGCTTTGTGATATGGCAAAAAAGGAAGATTTCATTATTATGGGACGTTGTGGCGATGCAATTATGACCAACAACGGCATTCCTCATATCAGTATCTACATTACCGCGCCGTTTGAACAGCGTGTGCACCATACGATGGAGATACACAACGGGATGAGTGAGAAGAAGGCGAGACGTTTCCTGAAGCGCATCGACCGTCAGCATGCTCATTACTATAACTTTTACACCAGCCGCAGGTGGGGAAATGCAAATAATTACGATCTCTGCATCAACAGCGCCAGCTATGGTATAGACGGAACTGTGGATTTCATCCTCAGGATGATTGACCGCGGCACGAAGGACCGGAAAGCGGTGAAATCCGCTGAGGCGGCGGAGGCCGTCAGCGGTAATTCACAAAATTAA
- a CDS encoding sodium:proton antiporter: MKKLLAFLGSLGLMLVCNPVTALAAEQTAGGESVSVPIWLCIPFAGLLLCIAVLPLIKAEWWEGHQPHAVIFWSLLFIIPFALTFSAGTAFETVLECIVNDYLTFIILLFGLFCVSGNITMSGDLAGSPRINVGLLALGTLLSSWIGTTGASMLMVRPVIKMNSWRKRKRHIIVFFIFLVSNIGGCLTPIGDPPLLMGFMRGIPFFWSLKLLPLLLVNMAVLLFLFYWIDRRAYRKDIALGLKPDISKPGTEVKIRGIHNLIFLVMIVGAVILSGTLPGHSAFQDAAGNVRGIHIFGEVQLGYPALIEIVIILIAAFLSFKTTNVEIRRENHFTWSAIREVAVLFIGIFITMQPALMLLKANGGKLGITEPFQMFWSTGMLSSFLDNTPTYLVFLTTAGALGFKEGMATTLGTVPIQMLMAISAGAVFMGANTYIGNAPNFMVKSIADENGVRMPSFFGYLLWSLAILVPVFVLDMLLFFL, encoded by the coding sequence GTGAAAAAGTTATTAGCTTTTTTAGGAAGCCTGGGCCTGATGCTTGTTTGCAATCCGGTTACAGCCTTGGCTGCGGAGCAGACGGCCGGTGGTGAGAGTGTGTCAGTTCCAATCTGGCTGTGTATTCCTTTTGCGGGACTTCTTCTATGCATTGCGGTTCTGCCGTTAATTAAAGCAGAGTGGTGGGAGGGACACCAGCCCCATGCGGTGATTTTCTGGTCGCTGCTCTTTATTATTCCGTTTGCTCTTACTTTCAGTGCAGGCACGGCGTTTGAGACGGTGCTGGAATGCATTGTGAATGATTATCTGACATTTATTATCCTGCTGTTCGGACTGTTCTGTGTTTCGGGTAACATTACGATGTCCGGGGATCTGGCAGGTTCTCCGAGAATCAATGTAGGGCTTTTGGCGCTTGGAACCTTGCTTTCTAGCTGGATTGGCACGACCGGCGCCAGCATGCTGATGGTCCGTCCGGTCATTAAGATGAATTCATGGAGAAAAAGAAAACGCCATATTATTGTGTTTTTTATTTTCCTGGTTTCCAATATTGGCGGCTGTCTTACTCCTATCGGGGATCCGCCTCTGTTGATGGGATTTATGAGAGGAATTCCTTTCTTCTGGAGCCTGAAGCTGTTGCCGCTTCTTCTCGTCAATATGGCGGTCCTTCTCTTCCTGTTTTACTGGATCGACAGGCGCGCCTACCGAAAAGATATTGCACTGGGCCTCAAACCGGATATCAGCAAGCCGGGTACGGAGGTTAAAATCAGGGGAATCCACAATCTCATTTTCCTGGTCATGATAGTGGGGGCCGTTATTTTAAGCGGAACGCTGCCGGGACACTCTGCATTCCAGGATGCAGCGGGAAATGTACGCGGAATCCATATTTTTGGAGAAGTGCAGCTTGGGTATCCGGCTTTAATTGAGATTGTAATCATTCTTATTGCGGCGTTTCTCTCTTTCAAGACGACTAATGTGGAAATCAGAAGAGAGAACCATTTTACCTGGAGTGCAATCCGTGAGGTTGCGGTACTGTTTATCGGTATTTTCATTACCATGCAGCCGGCTCTTATGCTTTTGAAGGCCAATGGAGGAAAGCTGGGAATCACAGAGCCGTTCCAGATGTTCTGGTCCACGGGAATGTTATCCAGTTTCCTGGACAACACGCCGACTTACCTGGTTTTCCTGACCACGGCAGGGGCGCTCGGATTCAAGGAGGGGATGGCTACCACGCTAGGAACGGTGCCGATACAGATGCTGATGGCTATCTCAGCCGGCGCAGTATTTATGGGAGCCAATACATATATCGGAAACGCCCCCAACTTTATGGTTAAGTCAATAGCGGACGAGAACGGTGTGCGCATGCCGTCTTTCTTCGGCTATCTTCTCTGGTCACTGGCAATCCTGGTTCCGGTCTTTGTGCTGGATATGTTACTGTTCTTTTTATAG